The Vespula vulgaris chromosome 4, iyVesVulg1.1, whole genome shotgun sequence genome has a segment encoding these proteins:
- the LOC127063377 gene encoding uncharacterized protein LOC127063377 isoform X2, which produces MLLSHSECIGAGCREAIFFKEKYARSSGRFHRDRSILIAVNFADFLLPSAEVSPNRMDKKYKEEQYWIFTMGTTKRICHDDNSKWNNTRFRTHRPILNDKIPDVTEQMEASRKILQLVTDFNYSLTQINGQRKFGPPLDWTGPAPGPGCEIFVGKIPRTLYEHDIYPIFSSVGSIYEIRLMMDFSGRNRGYCFIMYTKPEDASRAVKELDRYEICSGHKIGVVTSINHCRLHIKQLPLDIEAETVVKRIYEITDDVNEVAVYRNTNGSECYALICYNTHRGAAMGRRRLVPEAATLFPGGKIIIDWAHPNLYPSGVLEESGICDQDGNVTLTKTFIRSTEMKPMSARKSSKIGYRLTRDIIENNATNNLGKLYKSLPPISSTTHLTRSRSLPSNFDQSISSTFERSSVQNHRKTKRFNELNQCNWNASRTHQNDAAMGLNYTKKVNNIIPRLYGFTKFKSNRKSNLLAKHIEESKESNCQVGGKIVPNPCQRHVFIKGNFDLGVQHHPSSNLYIPGKTNSSKTEISKDFLSSNFNSFASPFLQQNSRVCSNNISSHCNIEESSSSKNPMFNDPTNINDPNERDVTLKWKERGKTLFQSQERLWQNGFVQSNPFYQVNGILQSYSNLANNFHENDSTMTLNRQDQNNPFYFSMHVPRMPIRICPEQQIFQGFNINNFKNFNQNRLLGDNCSQKIIYENFIPANMTDTNACYSLWPVSRFDQETNNCTNLVNNLFLSSAASPDCQSQNRLSSEFHLKDNVFEFKYSQGRPILNRTFVNDDY; this is translated from the exons ATGCTATTATCGCACAGTGAGTGCATTGGCGCAGGATGTCGAgaagcaatattttttaaggaaaag TACGCGAGAAGCTCTGGTCGATTTCAccgtgatcgatcgatcttgatTGCCGTGAACTTTGCCGATTTCTTGCTTCCTTCTGCTGAAGTTTCTCCAAATAGGATGGATAAAAAGTACAAAGAGGAACAATATT GGATCTTTACAATGGGCACTACTAAAAGGATATGTCATGATGATAACAGCAAATGGA ATAACACACGTTTTCGAACGCATCGACccatattaaatgataaaattccCGACGTGACCGAACAAATGGAAGCTAGTAGAAAGATTTTACAATTGGTTACGGATTTCAACTATTCGTTGACGCAGATCAATGGACAGAGAAAATTTGGACCACCATTAGATTGGACCGGTCCAGCGCCTGGTCCTGGATGCGAGATCTTTGTAGGGAAAATTCCAAGAACACTTTACGAACACGATATCTATCCGATTTTTAGTTCGGTCGGAAGTATCTATGAAATTCGTTTAATGATGGATTTCTCAGGAAGAAATCGAGGTTATTGTTTCATAATGTATACTAAGCCAGAAGATGCATCTCGTGCCGTTAAGGAGCTTGATCGTTATGAGATATGTAGTGGTCATAAAATCGGCGTCGTCACTAGTATTAATCATTGTCGCTTACATATCAAACAATTGCCATTGGATATCGAAGCTGAGACGGTTGTCAAG CGAATTTACGAGATCACCGACGACGTTAACGAAGTAGCTGTTTATCGTAACACCAATGGATCCGAATGTTATGCATTAATATGCTACAACACTCATAGAGGTGCCGCGATGGGTAGAAGACGATTAGTACCCGAAGCAGCAACTCTTTTTCCTGGTGGTAAAATTATCATCGATTGGGCACATCCTAATCTCTATCCGTCGGGCGTG TTGGAGGAGAGTGGTATTTGCGACCAGGATGGCAACGTCACGTTGACGAAGACCTTCATTCGTTCCACAGAGATGAAACCAATGTCGGCTCGAAAATCCTCAAAAATAGGATATAGATTAACTCGTGACATAATCGAGAACAACGCTACAAATAATTTGGGAAAGCTTTATAAATCTTTGCCACCGATTTCATCGACTACACATCTTACTCGATCGAGAAGTTTGCCTTCGAATTTTg ATCAATCCATCTCTTCGACGTTCGAGCGATCCAGCGTGCAAAATcatcgaaaaacaaaaagattcaATGAACTGAATCAGTGCAATTGGAATGCGTCAAGAACTCACCAAAACGACGCAGCTATGGGACtcaattatacaaaaaaagtCAACAATATTATACCCAGATTGTATGGTTTTACGAAGTTTAAAAGTAACAGAAAATCAAATCTTTTGGCAAAGCACATCGAAGAATCGAAAGAGTCCAATTGTCAAGTAGGAGGAAAAATCGTACCTAATCCTTGTCAGCGACATGTATTCATCAAAGGTAACTTCGATTTAGGAGTACAGCATCATCCATCTTCGAATCTGTATATCCCTGGAAAAACAAATTCATCGAAAACAGAAATTTCAAAGGATTTTCTATCTTCGAATTTCAATTCTTTCGCTTCGCCGTTTTTACAACAGAATAGTCGAGTTTGTagcaataatatttcaagCCATTGTAATATAGAAGAATCATCTTCTAGTAAAAATCCAATGTTTAACGATCCAACTAACATCAATGATCCTAATGAGAGAGATGTTACTCTAAAatggaaggagagaggaaagacTCTGTTTCAGTCGCAGGAAAGATTGTGGCAAAACGGATTTGTTCAATCCAATCCATTTTATCAAGTGAATGGCATATTACAATCTTATTCCAATTTGGCcaataattttcatgaaaacgATTCAACGATGACTTTGAATCGTCAGGATCAAAataatcctttttatttttccatgcATGTACCAAGAATGCCAATTCGAATCTGTCCGGAACAACAAATATTTCAAggtttcaatataaataattttaagaattttaatcAGAATCGATTGTTAGGTGATAATTGTTCACAGAAAATCATTTACGAAAATTTTATACCTGCCAATATGACGGACACCAACGCATGTTATTCTCTTTGGCCGGTCAGTCGATTCGATCAAGAAACCAATAATTGTACAAATCttgttaataatctttttttatcgtcggcGGCATCACCGGATTGTCAGTCGCAAAATCGATTGTCTTCGGAATTCCATTTGAAGGACAACGtttttgaatttaaatattctcaGGGCAGACCTATTCTTAACAGAACATTTGTAaatgatgattattaa
- the LOC127063377 gene encoding uncharacterized protein LOC127063377 isoform X1, translated as MLLSHSECIGAGCREAIFFKEKYARSSGRFHRDRSILIAVNFADFLLPSAEVSPNRMDKKYKEEQYCKKNSNGGDKSRSFIDQKIPGIFTMGTTKRICHDDNSKWNNTRFRTHRPILNDKIPDVTEQMEASRKILQLVTDFNYSLTQINGQRKFGPPLDWTGPAPGPGCEIFVGKIPRTLYEHDIYPIFSSVGSIYEIRLMMDFSGRNRGYCFIMYTKPEDASRAVKELDRYEICSGHKIGVVTSINHCRLHIKQLPLDIEAETVVKRIYEITDDVNEVAVYRNTNGSECYALICYNTHRGAAMGRRRLVPEAATLFPGGKIIIDWAHPNLYPSGVLEESGICDQDGNVTLTKTFIRSTEMKPMSARKSSKIGYRLTRDIIENNATNNLGKLYKSLPPISSTTHLTRSRSLPSNFDQSISSTFERSSVQNHRKTKRFNELNQCNWNASRTHQNDAAMGLNYTKKVNNIIPRLYGFTKFKSNRKSNLLAKHIEESKESNCQVGGKIVPNPCQRHVFIKGNFDLGVQHHPSSNLYIPGKTNSSKTEISKDFLSSNFNSFASPFLQQNSRVCSNNISSHCNIEESSSSKNPMFNDPTNINDPNERDVTLKWKERGKTLFQSQERLWQNGFVQSNPFYQVNGILQSYSNLANNFHENDSTMTLNRQDQNNPFYFSMHVPRMPIRICPEQQIFQGFNINNFKNFNQNRLLGDNCSQKIIYENFIPANMTDTNACYSLWPVSRFDQETNNCTNLVNNLFLSSAASPDCQSQNRLSSEFHLKDNVFEFKYSQGRPILNRTFVNDDY; from the exons ATGCTATTATCGCACAGTGAGTGCATTGGCGCAGGATGTCGAgaagcaatattttttaaggaaaag TACGCGAGAAGCTCTGGTCGATTTCAccgtgatcgatcgatcttgatTGCCGTGAACTTTGCCGATTTCTTGCTTCCTTCTGCTGAAGTTTCTCCAAATAGGATGGATAAAAAGTACAAAGAGGAACAATATTGTAAGAAAAACTCTAACGGTGGCGATAAATCGAGATCTTTCATCGATCAAAAAATTCCAGGGATCTTTACAATGGGCACTACTAAAAGGATATGTCATGATGATAACAGCAAATGGA ATAACACACGTTTTCGAACGCATCGACccatattaaatgataaaattccCGACGTGACCGAACAAATGGAAGCTAGTAGAAAGATTTTACAATTGGTTACGGATTTCAACTATTCGTTGACGCAGATCAATGGACAGAGAAAATTTGGACCACCATTAGATTGGACCGGTCCAGCGCCTGGTCCTGGATGCGAGATCTTTGTAGGGAAAATTCCAAGAACACTTTACGAACACGATATCTATCCGATTTTTAGTTCGGTCGGAAGTATCTATGAAATTCGTTTAATGATGGATTTCTCAGGAAGAAATCGAGGTTATTGTTTCATAATGTATACTAAGCCAGAAGATGCATCTCGTGCCGTTAAGGAGCTTGATCGTTATGAGATATGTAGTGGTCATAAAATCGGCGTCGTCACTAGTATTAATCATTGTCGCTTACATATCAAACAATTGCCATTGGATATCGAAGCTGAGACGGTTGTCAAG CGAATTTACGAGATCACCGACGACGTTAACGAAGTAGCTGTTTATCGTAACACCAATGGATCCGAATGTTATGCATTAATATGCTACAACACTCATAGAGGTGCCGCGATGGGTAGAAGACGATTAGTACCCGAAGCAGCAACTCTTTTTCCTGGTGGTAAAATTATCATCGATTGGGCACATCCTAATCTCTATCCGTCGGGCGTG TTGGAGGAGAGTGGTATTTGCGACCAGGATGGCAACGTCACGTTGACGAAGACCTTCATTCGTTCCACAGAGATGAAACCAATGTCGGCTCGAAAATCCTCAAAAATAGGATATAGATTAACTCGTGACATAATCGAGAACAACGCTACAAATAATTTGGGAAAGCTTTATAAATCTTTGCCACCGATTTCATCGACTACACATCTTACTCGATCGAGAAGTTTGCCTTCGAATTTTg ATCAATCCATCTCTTCGACGTTCGAGCGATCCAGCGTGCAAAATcatcgaaaaacaaaaagattcaATGAACTGAATCAGTGCAATTGGAATGCGTCAAGAACTCACCAAAACGACGCAGCTATGGGACtcaattatacaaaaaaagtCAACAATATTATACCCAGATTGTATGGTTTTACGAAGTTTAAAAGTAACAGAAAATCAAATCTTTTGGCAAAGCACATCGAAGAATCGAAAGAGTCCAATTGTCAAGTAGGAGGAAAAATCGTACCTAATCCTTGTCAGCGACATGTATTCATCAAAGGTAACTTCGATTTAGGAGTACAGCATCATCCATCTTCGAATCTGTATATCCCTGGAAAAACAAATTCATCGAAAACAGAAATTTCAAAGGATTTTCTATCTTCGAATTTCAATTCTTTCGCTTCGCCGTTTTTACAACAGAATAGTCGAGTTTGTagcaataatatttcaagCCATTGTAATATAGAAGAATCATCTTCTAGTAAAAATCCAATGTTTAACGATCCAACTAACATCAATGATCCTAATGAGAGAGATGTTACTCTAAAatggaaggagagaggaaagacTCTGTTTCAGTCGCAGGAAAGATTGTGGCAAAACGGATTTGTTCAATCCAATCCATTTTATCAAGTGAATGGCATATTACAATCTTATTCCAATTTGGCcaataattttcatgaaaacgATTCAACGATGACTTTGAATCGTCAGGATCAAAataatcctttttatttttccatgcATGTACCAAGAATGCCAATTCGAATCTGTCCGGAACAACAAATATTTCAAggtttcaatataaataattttaagaattttaatcAGAATCGATTGTTAGGTGATAATTGTTCACAGAAAATCATTTACGAAAATTTTATACCTGCCAATATGACGGACACCAACGCATGTTATTCTCTTTGGCCGGTCAGTCGATTCGATCAAGAAACCAATAATTGTACAAATCttgttaataatctttttttatcgtcggcGGCATCACCGGATTGTCAGTCGCAAAATCGATTGTCTTCGGAATTCCATTTGAAGGACAACGtttttgaatttaaatattctcaGGGCAGACCTATTCTTAACAGAACATTTGTAaatgatgattattaa
- the LOC127063377 gene encoding uncharacterized protein LOC127063377 isoform X3, whose product MDKKYKEEQYCKKNSNGGDKSRSFIDQKIPGIFTMGTTKRICHDDNSKWNNTRFRTHRPILNDKIPDVTEQMEASRKILQLVTDFNYSLTQINGQRKFGPPLDWTGPAPGPGCEIFVGKIPRTLYEHDIYPIFSSVGSIYEIRLMMDFSGRNRGYCFIMYTKPEDASRAVKELDRYEICSGHKIGVVTSINHCRLHIKQLPLDIEAETVVKRIYEITDDVNEVAVYRNTNGSECYALICYNTHRGAAMGRRRLVPEAATLFPGGKIIIDWAHPNLYPSGVLEESGICDQDGNVTLTKTFIRSTEMKPMSARKSSKIGYRLTRDIIENNATNNLGKLYKSLPPISSTTHLTRSRSLPSNFDQSISSTFERSSVQNHRKTKRFNELNQCNWNASRTHQNDAAMGLNYTKKVNNIIPRLYGFTKFKSNRKSNLLAKHIEESKESNCQVGGKIVPNPCQRHVFIKGNFDLGVQHHPSSNLYIPGKTNSSKTEISKDFLSSNFNSFASPFLQQNSRVCSNNISSHCNIEESSSSKNPMFNDPTNINDPNERDVTLKWKERGKTLFQSQERLWQNGFVQSNPFYQVNGILQSYSNLANNFHENDSTMTLNRQDQNNPFYFSMHVPRMPIRICPEQQIFQGFNINNFKNFNQNRLLGDNCSQKIIYENFIPANMTDTNACYSLWPVSRFDQETNNCTNLVNNLFLSSAASPDCQSQNRLSSEFHLKDNVFEFKYSQGRPILNRTFVNDDY is encoded by the exons ATGGATAAAAAGTACAAAGAGGAACAATATTGTAAGAAAAACTCTAACGGTGGCGATAAATCGAGATCTTTCATCGATCAAAAAATTCCAGGGATCTTTACAATGGGCACTACTAAAAGGATATGTCATGATGATAACAGCAAATGGA ATAACACACGTTTTCGAACGCATCGACccatattaaatgataaaattccCGACGTGACCGAACAAATGGAAGCTAGTAGAAAGATTTTACAATTGGTTACGGATTTCAACTATTCGTTGACGCAGATCAATGGACAGAGAAAATTTGGACCACCATTAGATTGGACCGGTCCAGCGCCTGGTCCTGGATGCGAGATCTTTGTAGGGAAAATTCCAAGAACACTTTACGAACACGATATCTATCCGATTTTTAGTTCGGTCGGAAGTATCTATGAAATTCGTTTAATGATGGATTTCTCAGGAAGAAATCGAGGTTATTGTTTCATAATGTATACTAAGCCAGAAGATGCATCTCGTGCCGTTAAGGAGCTTGATCGTTATGAGATATGTAGTGGTCATAAAATCGGCGTCGTCACTAGTATTAATCATTGTCGCTTACATATCAAACAATTGCCATTGGATATCGAAGCTGAGACGGTTGTCAAG CGAATTTACGAGATCACCGACGACGTTAACGAAGTAGCTGTTTATCGTAACACCAATGGATCCGAATGTTATGCATTAATATGCTACAACACTCATAGAGGTGCCGCGATGGGTAGAAGACGATTAGTACCCGAAGCAGCAACTCTTTTTCCTGGTGGTAAAATTATCATCGATTGGGCACATCCTAATCTCTATCCGTCGGGCGTG TTGGAGGAGAGTGGTATTTGCGACCAGGATGGCAACGTCACGTTGACGAAGACCTTCATTCGTTCCACAGAGATGAAACCAATGTCGGCTCGAAAATCCTCAAAAATAGGATATAGATTAACTCGTGACATAATCGAGAACAACGCTACAAATAATTTGGGAAAGCTTTATAAATCTTTGCCACCGATTTCATCGACTACACATCTTACTCGATCGAGAAGTTTGCCTTCGAATTTTg ATCAATCCATCTCTTCGACGTTCGAGCGATCCAGCGTGCAAAATcatcgaaaaacaaaaagattcaATGAACTGAATCAGTGCAATTGGAATGCGTCAAGAACTCACCAAAACGACGCAGCTATGGGACtcaattatacaaaaaaagtCAACAATATTATACCCAGATTGTATGGTTTTACGAAGTTTAAAAGTAACAGAAAATCAAATCTTTTGGCAAAGCACATCGAAGAATCGAAAGAGTCCAATTGTCAAGTAGGAGGAAAAATCGTACCTAATCCTTGTCAGCGACATGTATTCATCAAAGGTAACTTCGATTTAGGAGTACAGCATCATCCATCTTCGAATCTGTATATCCCTGGAAAAACAAATTCATCGAAAACAGAAATTTCAAAGGATTTTCTATCTTCGAATTTCAATTCTTTCGCTTCGCCGTTTTTACAACAGAATAGTCGAGTTTGTagcaataatatttcaagCCATTGTAATATAGAAGAATCATCTTCTAGTAAAAATCCAATGTTTAACGATCCAACTAACATCAATGATCCTAATGAGAGAGATGTTACTCTAAAatggaaggagagaggaaagacTCTGTTTCAGTCGCAGGAAAGATTGTGGCAAAACGGATTTGTTCAATCCAATCCATTTTATCAAGTGAATGGCATATTACAATCTTATTCCAATTTGGCcaataattttcatgaaaacgATTCAACGATGACTTTGAATCGTCAGGATCAAAataatcctttttatttttccatgcATGTACCAAGAATGCCAATTCGAATCTGTCCGGAACAACAAATATTTCAAggtttcaatataaataattttaagaattttaatcAGAATCGATTGTTAGGTGATAATTGTTCACAGAAAATCATTTACGAAAATTTTATACCTGCCAATATGACGGACACCAACGCATGTTATTCTCTTTGGCCGGTCAGTCGATTCGATCAAGAAACCAATAATTGTACAAATCttgttaataatctttttttatcgtcggcGGCATCACCGGATTGTCAGTCGCAAAATCGATTGTCTTCGGAATTCCATTTGAAGGACAACGtttttgaatttaaatattctcaGGGCAGACCTATTCTTAACAGAACATTTGTAaatgatgattattaa
- the LOC127063381 gene encoding uncharacterized protein LOC127063381: MWNRKVLVRIIEVLLCIACVVALRVTDDESRRVFHYLRNRSREWSLLNNVTWGTIGAALATATCGGYVIITAGLLIAAATNELTGRKTEIFFLGLGVILFGIVGALALASIESIPEDLIDNAAVLGALALITALVFIADLLISPPRKKDKQEVRIDNDKTDSAKQPTMTTMTTEKEMKSSKEKKSTKSEEESKEINGNVNDGFEKIDDRRRMEIHEEDPDKRLEQLSYDNYQLERNRNFDNVERELREHKQNFENGRVLRNSQRYREAEILQGNSAANRSFDDDRRSEDSRIIYKTRDIYQRPVDEVDTPPFPTNFSRGNEPTFGKIVNPSVKIMKIQHDVNEPLDSYRYSDTSQYDNVPVRMRGTSSGILKKDRGVSLALKTPSKLDERSKNEIEMLEECFSSLRSTGTQTGVRTPSSPTDPGYVRHTASNWPHDVKAKTPGSSPEHNRN; this comes from the exons ATGTGGAATCGCAAGGTTCTCGTCAGAATAATCGAAGTG cTGCTTTGCATCGCATGCGTGGTAGCTCTCAGAGTGACGGATGACGAAAGCAGAAGAGTATTTCATTATTTGAGGAATCGCAGCAGAGAGTGGTCGCTTTTAAATAACGTCACATGGGGTACCATAG GTGCCGCTCTTGCAACAGCGACTTGCGGTGGCTACGTCATCATAACTGCCGGTCTTCTTATTGCCGCGGCAACTAACGAACTTACGGGCCGAAAAAcg GAGATCTTCTTCCTTGGTCTCGGTGTGATCCTTTTTGGAATCGTCGGTGCTCTTGCTTTAGCATCAATCGAGAGTATTCCAGAGGATTTGATCGACAATGCTGCAGTTCTCGGTGCACTCGCTCTAATCACCGCTCTTGTATTCATCGCAGATCTGTTGATATCTCCTCCTCGTAAAAAGGATAAGCAGGAAGTGCGAATAGACAACGATAAGACAGACTCAG CCAAGCAACCTACCATGACCACGATGACGACGGAAAAGGAAATGAAgtcgtcgaaagaaaagaaaagtacaaaatCGGAGGAAGAATCGAAGGAAATCAACGGTAATGTAAATGATGGATTCGAGAAGATAGACGATCGAAGACGGATGGAGATCCATGAAGAAGATCCCGATAAACGACTCGAACAACTCTCATACGACAATTATCAGTTAGAAAGAAATCGTAATTTCGATAACGTTGAGAGAGAATTACGAGAGCACAAACagaattttgaaaatggaCGCGTTTTGAGAAACTCTCAACGGTATAGGGAAGCGGAGATTCTTCAAGGAAACAGTGCTGCGAATAGATCGTTTGACGACGATCGTAGATCCGAGGATTCGAGGATCATTTATAAAACTCGGGATATTTATCAACGACCAGTCGACGAGGTCGATACACCACCGTTTCCAACTAATTTTAGCCGAGGTAACGAGCCTACCTTCGGTAAAATCGTAAATCCTAGTGtgaagataatgaaaatccAACATGACGTAAACGAACCTCTTGATTCTTACAG ATATTCCGACACTAGTCAATATGACAATGTACCAGTAAGGATGAGAGGAACATCATCGGGTATCTTGAAAAAAGATCGTGGAGTTTCTTTGGCTCTAAAAACTCCTAGCAAATTAGATGAGAGGAGCAAAAATGAGATCGAAATGCTGGAAGAATGTTTCAGTTCTCTCAGATCGACAGGAACTCAAACTGGCGTTCGTACACCTTCCTCACCTACAGATCCTGGATATGTTCGTCATACTGCAAGCAATTGGCCTCACGATGTCAAGGCAAAAACACCTGGCTCTAGTCCAGAGCATAACAGGAATTAG